A region from the Candidatus Thiothrix putei genome encodes:
- a CDS encoding polysaccharide biosynthesis tyrosine autokinase has translation MKNLPQNNGVQPRQALAAQPSQPVAFSTLLADAAGQDDAGGIDLRAIWLTLKRHKITILLVFLSVFIINALGALGKTPIYQATITLELRPEEQRVLNFGVEAQGMADYMAASLFYQTQYELLRSRTLAEQVIDRMGLESRFAQANAPVIPVAQPFYAETLAAVKQTLRSWRDALLPTTPDEPKNAEVVNNTESEGETENPAVSRFMGSRKIEPVEESQVVTVTYDDADPKLAAAIANGIADTYINMSLERRTASTRHAEKFLQEQLVQAKSKLETAETELVQYAEKKAIYNLGDKQPLIAQQLNSANEALMEARKERIAAESAYQQAQLSSVQTKAQTNPALDALKQSLTKLQVEYQEKSGIYDDGYPVMQELRNQMTLLENNIQQEIQSETQVASTTLKANYLAAKQKEDQLQADVKQYKVDLLSNQNSGIGYNTLQREVEISRGLYEALLQRVKEVSVAGLATTSNVAVVDSALIPSSPYKPDTRKDLLSGALLGLVLGIAVAFLWEYLDDRVKVFEELERHVGNVPLLGILPALHRKQLDGHNYALLTQQKPASAVAEASRSLCTNLMLATRSGMPRLLNITSTEAAEGKTATAINLATAFAQTGKRVLLIDADLRKPTIHKHLKIANIKGFSHYLIGQENLQSLIQPCLLDGVEVITAGPPAPNPVELLHSLRMAELRAFAYAPACPFDVIILDSPPVLGLADALIIGHNTQATLMVVATKQVRMRNLKTAINRLNQAQANVIGITMSKNPQDSHDSYHYHYGDAASLPPKETVSR, from the coding sequence ATGAAAAACCTCCCACAAAATAACGGGGTTCAGCCAAGGCAGGCATTGGCTGCCCAACCATCGCAGCCTGTTGCTTTTTCCACCTTACTGGCTGATGCTGCGGGACAAGATGACGCTGGCGGCATTGACCTGCGTGCCATCTGGTTAACGCTGAAACGCCACAAAATCACCATCCTGCTGGTGTTCTTGAGCGTTTTTATCATCAATGCCTTGGGCGCATTAGGCAAAACTCCCATTTATCAAGCGACTATCACGCTAGAACTTCGCCCAGAAGAACAGCGGGTGTTGAATTTCGGGGTCGAAGCCCAAGGGATGGCCGATTACATGGCGGCCTCGCTGTTTTACCAAACCCAGTATGAATTGCTGAGAAGCCGGACACTGGCTGAGCAAGTCATTGACAGAATGGGGCTGGAAAGCCGCTTTGCACAGGCAAACGCCCCAGTTATTCCTGTCGCCCAGCCTTTTTATGCCGAAACCTTAGCCGCTGTGAAACAAACGCTGCGTTCATGGCGGGATGCGTTGCTACCGACAACGCCAGACGAGCCAAAGAATGCTGAGGTTGTCAATAACACAGAAAGCGAGGGGGAAACCGAAAATCCGGCAGTTTCCCGTTTCATGGGAAGCCGGAAGATTGAGCCTGTTGAGGAGTCACAAGTCGTCACGGTGACATACGACGATGCTGACCCCAAGTTGGCGGCAGCGATTGCCAATGGGATTGCTGACACTTATATCAACATGAGTCTGGAACGGCGCACGGCTTCTACCCGCCATGCGGAAAAATTCCTGCAAGAGCAATTGGTTCAAGCCAAAAGCAAACTCGAAACGGCTGAAACTGAACTCGTACAATACGCAGAAAAGAAAGCCATCTATAATCTTGGCGACAAGCAACCCTTGATCGCCCAACAGCTTAACAGTGCCAACGAAGCCTTGATGGAAGCCCGCAAAGAGCGCATTGCGGCTGAAAGCGCCTACCAACAAGCCCAGCTCAGCAGTGTGCAAACCAAGGCACAGACCAACCCCGCGCTTGATGCCCTCAAGCAATCCCTTACCAAATTGCAAGTTGAGTATCAGGAAAAGTCCGGTATTTACGATGATGGCTACCCGGTCATGCAGGAACTGCGTAACCAGATGACCCTGCTGGAAAACAATATCCAGCAGGAAATCCAGTCAGAAACCCAAGTTGCCAGCACCACACTCAAAGCCAATTATCTGGCTGCAAAGCAAAAAGAAGACCAACTCCAAGCCGATGTCAAACAATACAAGGTCGACTTGCTCAGCAACCAAAACAGCGGGATCGGTTACAACACCTTGCAGCGTGAAGTGGAAATCAGCCGGGGGCTGTATGAGGCACTGCTGCAACGGGTCAAGGAGGTCAGCGTGGCAGGGCTTGCCACCACCAGCAATGTGGCGGTCGTGGATTCCGCGTTAATCCCCTCCTCCCCTTACAAACCGGACACCCGCAAGGACTTGTTAAGCGGAGCTTTGCTGGGGTTAGTCTTGGGGATCGCGGTGGCTTTTCTATGGGAATACTTGGATGACCGGGTGAAAGTGTTCGAGGAACTGGAACGCCACGTCGGCAACGTGCCATTATTGGGGATACTGCCTGCTCTGCACCGTAAGCAACTGGATGGGCACAACTATGCACTGTTGACTCAACAAAAACCCGCGTCCGCTGTCGCTGAAGCCAGCCGTTCCCTGTGTACCAACTTGATGCTGGCTACCCGTTCTGGTATGCCACGCCTCCTGAATATTACCAGTACCGAAGCAGCAGAGGGGAAAACAGCAACCGCCATCAATCTCGCCACAGCCTTTGCCCAGACGGGGAAACGGGTGCTATTGATAGACGCTGACTTACGCAAACCGACCATCCACAAACACTTAAAGATAGCGAATATTAAGGGCTTTTCCCACTACCTGATTGGGCAGGAAAACTTGCAGTCGTTAATCCAACCCTGCCTATTAGATGGGGTGGAAGTCATTACCGCAGGCCCTCCAGCCCCTAACCCTGTGGAATTGCTGCATAGCCTCCGTATGGCAGAGTTAAGGGCGTTTGCCTATGCGCCTGCTTGCCCGTTTGATGTGATTATTCTTGACTCACCCCCAGTATTGGGCTTGGCAGATGCACTCATCATAGGGCATAACACCCAAGCCACCCTGATGGTCGTGGCGACCAAACAAGTACGGATGCGTAACCTCAAAACGGCTATCAATCGCTTGAATCAGGCACAAGCCAATGTCATTGGGATTACCATGAGTAAAAATCCCCAAGATTCGCATGATAGCTATCACTACCATTATGGCGATGCGGCATCACTGCCTCCAAAAGAAACAGTCAGCCGGTGA
- a CDS encoding O-antigen ligase family protein, whose product MRLNALFGVSLALLCFAPLMRSGRLMSALLVLELLGGLLLLLALWTPAPPRRIPLLLKVLLVSMVLLPLVYLLPIPAEWWRQLPGRALYAQSLDILEQAGKSPYLTLSLLPQRTLSSLLALLPVLGMLLAVLLLPVQRVKWLVYAFLLMAVVQALLGLFQYGTGAAWAFSGGVEAARYLAVGTYANSDHFAALMVMALPMALALTAYYAQSGDPRREGGLSRLSGMHRAGAYFLLGLLLLLAGVFARSRTGVVLVMLAILLLAGVFSRHLGGRRSVGIGTVTLVVAGAVAADIGLIPVLNRFAVDPLTDVRWHTFAVTWQAIREFFPLGSGPGTFQAVFLGFQPPDLPQFINHVHNDYLEWLFETGMLGVVLLSLALLVYGYGWWRLRGRAWDAFRFMQTAAGLGVLLLMLHGLLDFVFHTPANAVFFAFLSGVFLHLGGADCAVTNRSTKLNG is encoded by the coding sequence ATGCGCCTTAATGCCCTGTTTGGTGTGAGTCTTGCTCTGTTGTGTTTTGCGCCGCTGATGCGCAGTGGGCGGCTAATGTCTGCCCTGTTGGTGCTGGAACTGTTGGGCGGGCTGCTGTTGCTGCTGGCATTGTGGACACCTGCACCGCCGCGCCGTATCCCCTTGCTGCTGAAGGTGTTGCTGGTGAGCATGGTGCTGCTGCCATTGGTGTATTTGCTACCGATTCCGGCAGAGTGGTGGCGGCAATTGCCGGGGCGGGCGTTATACGCGCAAAGTCTGGATATTTTGGAACAGGCGGGCAAGTCGCCTTACCTTACCCTGTCGTTGCTGCCACAACGCACGCTGTCGTCGTTGCTGGCACTGTTGCCGGTGTTGGGGATGCTGTTGGCGGTCTTGCTATTGCCGGTGCAGCGGGTGAAATGGCTGGTGTATGCGTTCCTGTTGATGGCGGTGGTGCAGGCGTTGCTGGGGCTGTTCCAGTATGGCACTGGGGCGGCATGGGCATTCAGCGGGGGGGTGGAAGCCGCCCGTTATCTGGCAGTGGGGACGTATGCCAACTCCGACCATTTTGCCGCGTTGATGGTGATGGCGTTGCCGATGGCGTTGGCGTTGACCGCGTATTATGCCCAGTCTGGCGACCCTAGGCGGGAAGGAGGCTTGAGTCGGTTGTCAGGTATGCACCGTGCGGGGGCTTACTTTTTATTGGGGCTATTGCTGCTGTTGGCGGGGGTGTTTGCGCGTTCCCGTACCGGGGTTGTGCTGGTGATGTTGGCTATCTTGCTGTTGGCGGGGGTGTTTTCTCGGCATTTGGGTGGGCGGCGTTCGGTTGGCATCGGTACCGTAACGCTGGTGGTTGCTGGCGCGGTGGCGGCAGATATTGGGCTAATCCCGGTACTCAACCGCTTTGCTGTTGACCCGTTAACCGATGTGCGGTGGCATACCTTTGCCGTCACTTGGCAGGCGATCCGTGAATTTTTCCCGCTGGGTAGTGGCCCTGGCACGTTTCAGGCGGTGTTTTTAGGGTTTCAACCACCAGATTTGCCGCAGTTTATTAACCATGTGCATAACGATTATCTGGAATGGCTGTTTGAAACCGGGATGCTGGGTGTAGTGTTGTTGTCACTGGCGCTACTGGTGTATGGCTATGGCTGGTGGCGACTGCGTGGGCGGGCGTGGGATGCCTTCCGCTTTATGCAAACGGCGGCAGGCTTGGGCGTATTGCTGCTGATGCTGCATGGTTTGCTGGATTTTGTGTTCCACACACCTGCCAATGCGGTGTTTTTCGCATTTTTGTCAGGGGTATTTTTGCACTTGGGCGGGGCAGATTGTGCCGTAACCAACAGATCAACTAAACTCAATGGTTGA
- a CDS encoding nucleotidyltransferase family protein, with the protein MTTAIHTRLRTHDSFHPLLHNTFGFVLSALSLSRTADDLRHDCDLASLNWMFTYALADETLVATLLYSRIREKQLEAYCPADFIAALQVIHAANAERNAQHRQILLQTVAILNQAAITPCLLKGAHALMGLMPDAESRLIRDIDLLVAKEQAQTAKRALLQAGYYQDNQLAQAAEDDEAHHQLKPLYHPSGRGYVEIHRHPNFALLYPNLMDAVFNPDQLNLAERDGVRFYYNHPWQLLLYNQIHHFHSDLDATARPDLRQLAEQSALLHRLAGDTELASRFAAVLGKQATQAHLQFTLLAELFGDSPPAALMPPLPGQAAAHLQDIVGKMLGDPASLKRRRWVAFASLFSFAAKQLVNPTFLKHNLTKAEWYRNLIPKVLSAVVGGRKKV; encoded by the coding sequence ATGACCACTGCCATCCACACCCGCTTGCGCACGCATGACAGCTTCCACCCGCTGCTGCATAACACTTTCGGCTTTGTGTTGTCTGCCCTCAGTCTGAGCCGCACCGCTGACGATCTGCGCCATGATTGCGACCTTGCCAGCCTCAACTGGATGTTCACTTATGCTCTGGCGGATGAAACGTTGGTTGCGACGTTGTTGTACTCGCGCATCCGCGAAAAGCAGCTTGAGGCGTATTGCCCCGCCGATTTCATCGCTGCCTTGCAGGTTATCCATGCAGCCAATGCCGAACGCAACGCCCAGCATCGGCAAATCTTGCTGCAAACGGTGGCTATCCTCAATCAAGCGGCGATTACCCCTTGCCTGCTCAAAGGCGCTCATGCCTTGATGGGGTTGATGCCGGATGCGGAATCACGCCTGATCCGTGACATTGATTTGCTGGTTGCCAAAGAGCAAGCGCAAACCGCCAAGCGAGCCTTGTTGCAAGCCGGTTATTATCAGGATAATCAGTTAGCGCAAGCGGCGGAAGACGATGAGGCGCATCACCAGCTTAAACCGCTTTACCACCCCAGTGGGCGTGGTTATGTGGAAATTCACCGCCACCCCAATTTTGCCCTGCTATACCCGAATCTGATGGATGCGGTATTTAACCCTGACCAGCTTAATCTTGCCGAGCGTGATGGGGTGCGCTTTTACTACAATCATCCTTGGCAATTGCTGCTGTACAATCAGATTCACCATTTCCACAGCGATCTTGACGCGACAGCCAGACCTGATTTGCGTCAATTGGCGGAACAATCTGCCTTATTGCACCGCCTTGCGGGAGATACGGAACTGGCAAGCCGCTTCGCTGCTGTCCTCGGCAAACAGGCGACTCAAGCCCACCTGCAATTTACCTTGTTGGCGGAGCTGTTTGGCGATAGCCCACCTGCTGCCTTGATGCCGCCGCTGCCAGGTCAAGCCGCTGCCCACTTGCAGGATATAGTGGGGAAAATGCTCGGAGACCCTGCTTCACTCAAACGCCGCCGTTGGGTGGCGTTTGCCTCGTTGTTTAGCTTCGCCGCCAAGCAATTGGTTAACCCCACCTTCCTCAAACATAACCTCACCAAAGCAGAGTGGTATCGGAACCTGATCCCCAAAGTTCTCAGTGCCGTCGTTGGAGGACGTAAGAAAGTATGA
- a CDS encoding polysaccharide biosynthesis/export family protein, whose amino-acid sequence MNSNKHTPRVALAIAILTLSGTGCSSSPAISTTPSATISGLDATTTQAEDYRIGDSDLLDIKVFRADELSREVRVDADGNITLPLLGKVAVNGLTQSATETKLAELFVSKRLLKNPQITVFIKERTSQRITLEGEVSKPGIYPISGQVTVLQAMALGGGPSALAATDKVVLFRRDGEQSKGYLIDLGAIRGGKLADPYVRNDDRIVVHRSDSRYWLREAGTLLNPLTTLNGLVR is encoded by the coding sequence ATGAACAGCAACAAGCATACACCCCGTGTGGCATTGGCTATCGCCATCCTCACCCTCTCAGGCACTGGATGCAGCAGTAGCCCCGCCATCAGCACCACCCCTTCAGCCACGATTAGCGGGCTGGATGCGACGACCACCCAAGCGGAAGATTACCGTATTGGCGATTCTGACCTGCTCGACATCAAGGTATTCCGGGCGGATGAACTTTCCCGCGAAGTGCGGGTGGATGCCGACGGCAATATTACACTGCCATTGCTGGGGAAAGTTGCTGTCAACGGCTTAACCCAGAGTGCCACCGAAACCAAACTGGCCGAACTGTTTGTCAGCAAGCGGCTGCTCAAAAATCCGCAAATAACCGTCTTCATAAAAGAACGCACCTCACAGCGGATCACGCTCGAAGGCGAAGTCAGCAAACCCGGCATTTACCCCATTAGTGGTCAGGTGACGGTATTACAAGCGATGGCGTTGGGTGGTGGCCCTAGCGCTCTAGCGGCTACGGATAAAGTGGTTCTGTTCCGCCGCGACGGGGAACAAAGCAAGGGTTATTTAATTGATTTAGGTGCCATTCGGGGCGGCAAGCTGGCTGACCCCTATGTACGCAACGATGACCGCATTGTGGTACACCGTTCCGACAGCCGCTATTGGTTACGCGAGGCGGGTACACTGCTGAACCCGCTTACGACTTTGAACGGTTTGGTGCGTTAA
- a CDS encoding IS481 family transposase yields the protein MHPEARTTPKLRSEIKASPLTQAALAKQYNVSRLTIRKWQNREEMTDKSHRPDTLHTTLTEAQEWLVVELRKTLLLSLDDLTHITQEYINADASRSGIDRCLRRHGIANLAVMKRELYGEDPPPKKVFKDYEPGYIHIDIKYLPKMPDEKEHQYLYVAIDRASRMVCLAIYPDKTAASTADFLSKVEQRFPIKVQYVLTDNGKEFTDRFTRKGERDPTGKHKFDKACERIKAEHRLTKPRHPQTNGMVERFNGRISDLLQTTRFASSNELAEAIKHYERLYNHCIPQKALGYKTPIQALKEWQKKKPDLFKKKAYDLSGLNTRKVRPSGRGGH from the coding sequence TTGCACCCCGAAGCACGTACAACCCCGAAATTACGCAGCGAAATCAAGGCGTCGCCACTCACGCAAGCAGCGCTGGCGAAGCAATACAATGTCAGCCGCCTGACGATCCGCAAATGGCAGAACCGTGAGGAGATGACCGACAAATCGCACCGCCCCGATACGCTGCACACCACGCTGACCGAAGCACAGGAATGGCTGGTGGTGGAGCTGCGCAAGACCCTGCTGTTGTCGCTGGATGACCTGACCCACATCACCCAGGAATACATCAATGCCGACGCCAGCCGTTCGGGTATTGACCGCTGCCTGCGCCGTCATGGGATTGCCAACTTGGCGGTGATGAAGCGGGAACTGTACGGCGAAGATCCGCCACCGAAAAAGGTGTTCAAGGACTACGAGCCCGGCTATATCCATATTGACATCAAATACTTGCCGAAGATGCCCGACGAGAAAGAACACCAATACCTGTATGTCGCCATTGACCGCGCCAGTCGCATGGTGTGCCTTGCCATTTACCCAGACAAAACCGCTGCCAGCACGGCGGATTTTCTGAGTAAGGTGGAGCAACGCTTCCCCATCAAGGTGCAATACGTGCTGACCGACAATGGCAAGGAATTCACCGACCGCTTTACCCGTAAAGGCGAACGTGACCCCACTGGCAAGCACAAATTCGACAAAGCCTGTGAACGCATCAAGGCTGAACACCGCCTCACCAAACCACGCCACCCCCAAACCAACGGCATGGTGGAACGCTTCAACGGGCGTATCAGCGACTTGTTGCAAACCACCCGTTTCGCCTCATCCAATGAATTGGCTGAGGCGATCAAACATTATGAACGGCTTTACAACCACTGCATTCCCCAGAAAGCACTGGGATACAAAACCCCTATTCAAGCACTCAAAGAATGGCAGAAAAAGAAGCCAGATTTATTCAAAAAGAAAGCATATGATCTGTCGGGACTTAACACGCGCAAGGTTAGGCCATCGGGGCGCGGGGGACATTGA
- a CDS encoding tellurite resistance/C4-dicarboxylate transporter family protein has protein sequence MEIARARRAEMVAYVAPDLGIYTDYMLVEVHLLWLLGLVLYGIFVTLFCYRIFFQRFQPEDTSPLLWVIMGAAAAGVNAGTVLLQTSPSLHFLQALHPFIDGVAMLLWSWATWWIPMLVIFGVWKHGVKRYPLRYEPAMWSMVFPLGMYAVASYRLGLAAEFPPLQWISLLIVWVGFAVWCLVLLGLIYTVYIKVMSERT, from the coding sequence GTGGAAATCGCGAGGGCTAGACGTGCTGAAATGGTCGCTTACGTTGCGCCGGATTTGGGCATTTACACCGATTACATGCTGGTGGAAGTGCATTTGCTGTGGCTGCTGGGGCTGGTGTTATACGGGATTTTTGTCACCTTATTTTGCTACCGGATATTCTTCCAGCGATTTCAGCCGGAAGACACTTCACCCTTGTTGTGGGTCATTATGGGTGCAGCGGCGGCAGGGGTGAATGCCGGAACGGTGTTATTGCAAACCTCGCCTAGCCTGCACTTTTTACAAGCCTTGCACCCGTTTATTGATGGCGTAGCAATGTTGTTGTGGTCGTGGGCAACTTGGTGGATTCCGATGCTGGTGATCTTTGGGGTATGGAAGCACGGGGTGAAACGTTACCCGCTACGCTACGAACCGGCGATGTGGAGCATGGTGTTTCCGCTGGGGATGTACGCGGTTGCCAGTTATCGCTTGGGTTTGGCGGCGGAGTTTCCACCGTTGCAGTGGATTTCACTGCTGATCGTGTGGGTGGGGTTTGCGGTGTGGTGTTTGGTATTGCTGGGGTTGATTTATACGGTTTACATCAAGGTTATGAGTGAGCGGACTTGA
- a CDS encoding IS66 family insertion sequence element accessory protein TnpB → MKRPHRRASEWQTLISQWQASGLSAPAFCEQHSIGYASFCQWRQRLRSADGVEEPAVPANTFIDLGALSAGHAALGQGWHIVLSLGNGVELRLSQR, encoded by the coding sequence ATGAAACGCCCTCACCGCCGTGCCAGCGAATGGCAAACCCTCATCAGCCAATGGCAAGCCAGCGGCTTATCCGCCCCGGCATTTTGTGAACAGCACAGTATCGGTTACGCCAGTTTTTGCCAATGGCGGCAGCGTCTACGCTCCGCAGATGGCGTGGAGGAACCAGCCGTTCCCGCCAATACCTTCATCGACTTGGGAGCATTATCGGCGGGTCATGCCGCGCTGGGGCAAGGCTGGCACATTGTGCTGAGTTTGGGGAATGGTGTTGAACTACGCCTGAGCCAACGCTGA
- the tnpB gene encoding IS66 family insertion sequence element accessory protein TnpB (TnpB, as the term is used for proteins encoded by IS66 family insertion elements, is considered an accessory protein, since TnpC, encoded by a neighboring gene, is a DDE family transposase.), giving the protein MFAPAATARIWLCTQATDMRKSFTGLTALVKNQLGQNPLSGHYFVFVNLRKTQMKILYFEPSGYCLWSQRLEQGQYRVQPTTSGQRELTRTDLQLILAGIEVQKSRQFKRYQYPVQPHSGTISP; this is encoded by the coding sequence ATGTTTGCCCCCGCAGCCACCGCCCGCATCTGGCTATGCACCCAAGCCACCGACATGCGCAAAAGCTTTACGGGGCTGACCGCTTTGGTGAAAAACCAGTTAGGGCAAAATCCCCTGAGTGGGCATTATTTCGTGTTTGTGAACCTGCGTAAAACCCAGATGAAGATCCTCTATTTTGAACCCAGCGGCTATTGCTTATGGAGCCAACGCCTGGAGCAGGGGCAATACCGGGTGCAGCCGACAACCAGCGGGCAGCGCGAACTGACCCGGACGGATTTGCAGTTGATTTTGGCGGGCATTGAGGTGCAAAAATCCAGACAATTCAAGCGTTATCAGTATCCTGTGCAGCCACATTCTGGTACAATAAGCCCATGA
- a CDS encoding ABC transporter ATP-binding protein, with amino-acid sequence MADNTTPAIELRGLCKRYGSGDTAVDALKGVDMRIAPGEVVGLVGPSGSGKSTLLKCLGAVIDPTAGQMFLGGEAIFDGVWKVKDLRTLRRDRIGFVFQAPYLIPFLDVTDNVALLPMLAGKSNKEARRRALELLEALDVAHRAKSNPALLSGGEQQRVSIARALANNPPVILADEPTAPLDGERALAVVKILNDMAQQHQTAIIVVTHDEKIIPTFKRLYHIRDGKTYEESVGT; translated from the coding sequence ATGGCAGATAACACCACTCCGGCGATTGAATTACGCGGCTTATGCAAACGTTACGGCAGCGGCGACACGGCGGTGGATGCGCTCAAAGGCGTGGATATGCGCATTGCCCCCGGCGAAGTCGTTGGGCTGGTCGGCCCCAGCGGTTCGGGCAAAAGTACCTTGCTGAAATGTCTGGGCGCAGTGATTGACCCGACCGCAGGGCAGATGTTTTTGGGCGGCGAAGCCATTTTCGATGGGGTATGGAAGGTGAAAGATTTACGCACCTTACGCCGTGACCGCATCGGCTTTGTGTTCCAAGCCCCGTACCTGATCCCGTTTTTGGACGTGACCGACAATGTGGCGCTGTTGCCGATGCTGGCGGGCAAATCCAACAAGGAAGCCCGCCGCCGTGCGTTGGAATTACTCGAAGCTCTCGACGTAGCCCATCGCGCCAAATCCAATCCGGCACTGCTCTCCGGTGGTGAACAACAGCGCGTGTCGATTGCGCGGGCGTTGGCAAATAATCCGCCAGTAATTCTTGCCGACGAACCCACCGCGCCGCTGGATGGCGAACGGGCATTAGCGGTGGTAAAAATCCTCAACGACATGGCGCAACAGCATCAAACCGCGATTATTGTGGTCACGCATGATGAGAAGATTATTCCGACCTTTAAACGGCTGTATCATATTCGCGATGGCAAAACGTATGAGGAAAGTGTGGGTACATGA
- a CDS encoding ABC transporter permease encodes MISLAARDIAHSWSKYVLTGIGLGLLIGVTLSMAGIFRGMVDDAQVLLRNSQADVWVVQKDTQGPYAESSSLPDDVYRSILGMPGVQQAANVTYFTMQVQHQGKDTRVMVVGFGSGQPGAPPSLIAGRHVTRSHYEAVADVKAGFKLGEKIRIRRNEYTIVGLSQRTVSSGGDPMVFIPLADAQAAQFQKDNDAIVSGRERTAANPAFNRPNVPGLLEAVQMSQTTSHNVNAVLVQVRAGWDAAQLAADIQRWKHLQAYTYADMEEISVKKLIATSAKQIGLFLVILTIVSTAIVSFIIYTMTLGKIREIAVLKLIGTRNSTISWMILQESLGLGLVGFIIGKTVATLWAPVFPKYVLLLPLDAVLGLLVIVVVCTLASVMAIRAALKVDPAEAIGG; translated from the coding sequence ATGATCAGCCTTGCCGCCCGTGACATTGCGCATTCGTGGTCAAAATACGTCCTCACTGGCATTGGCTTGGGTTTGCTGATCGGGGTCACGCTGTCGATGGCGGGGATTTTTCGTGGCATGGTGGATGACGCGCAGGTGTTATTGCGCAACAGTCAGGCGGATGTATGGGTGGTGCAAAAAGATACCCAAGGGCCTTACGCCGAATCGTCCAGCCTGCCCGACGATGTTTACCGCAGCATTTTGGGAATGCCGGGGGTGCAACAAGCCGCCAATGTCACCTATTTCACCATGCAAGTGCAGCATCAGGGTAAGGATACCCGCGTCATGGTCGTCGGTTTCGGGTCGGGGCAACCGGGTGCGCCGCCGTCACTGATTGCCGGACGGCACGTGACCCGTTCGCATTACGAAGCCGTGGCGGACGTGAAAGCCGGTTTCAAGCTGGGCGAAAAAATCCGCATTCGCCGCAACGAGTACACCATTGTCGGCTTGAGCCAACGCACGGTATCGTCCGGCGGCGACCCGATGGTGTTTATCCCGCTGGCGGATGCACAAGCGGCACAATTCCAAAAAGACAACGACGCGATTGTGAGCGGGCGTGAACGTACCGCCGCCAACCCCGCTTTCAACCGCCCCAACGTGCCGGGTTTGCTGGAAGCGGTGCAGATGAGCCAAACCACCAGCCACAACGTCAATGCCGTGCTGGTGCAAGTGCGGGCGGGGTGGGATGCGGCGCAACTGGCGGCAGACATCCAACGCTGGAAACACCTGCAAGCCTACACCTACGCCGACATGGAAGAGATTTCGGTGAAAAAACTGATTGCCACCTCCGCCAAGCAAATCGGCTTGTTTCTCGTCATCCTCACCATTGTCAGCACCGCGATTGTATCGTTCATCATCTACACCATGACGCTGGGCAAAATCCGCGAAATTGCGGTGTTGAAGCTGATCGGCACGCGCAACAGCACGATTTCGTGGATGATTTTGCAGGAATCCCTCGGCTTGGGGCTGGTGGGTTTCATTATCGGCAAAACGGTGGCGACCTTGTGGGCACCCGTTTTCCCCAAATACGTCTTGCTGTTACCGCTGGATGCTGTGCTGGGGCTGCTGGTGATCGTGGTGGTGTGTACGCTGGCGAGCGTCATGGCGATTCGCGCCGCGTTAAAAGTTGATCCCGCTGAAGCCATAGGAGGCTGA